Genomic DNA from Ilyobacter polytropus DSM 2926:
ACAGCTATAAGTTTTGCATTCAATACCTCTGCTGCATCTACAGTTCCTTTTGCTACGGCCTCTGTTATGCTTATCTCCCCTTCAAAGTCCATGTCATATGCTGGGATCATTGAATCTGTTTTTTCAGCTATCTGTGCCATTATCTCTACAGATTCTACTGGATAACTACCTTTGGCTGTTTCTCCAGAAAGCATTACTGCATCTGTACCATCAATTATTGCATTCGCTACGTCTCCAGCCTCTGCTCTTGTAGGTCTTGGATTTTTTATCATTGAATCTAGCATCTGAGTTGCAGTTATTACCATTTTTCCGATCTCGTTACATTTATCTATCATCATTTTCTGAGCAAATGGAACTTCCTCTACTGGAATTTCTACCCCTAGATCTCCTCTGGCAACCATTATTCCATCAGACAGCTCCAATATCTCATCAAAATTATCTACACCTTCTTGATTTTCTATTTTAGAGATTATCTTTATATCTTCTCCGCCATTATCATCAAGAACTCTTCTTACTTCTCTTACGTCATCTGCCTTTCTTATGAAAGAGGCAGCTACGAAATCTACTTTTTGCTCACAACCAAATTTAAGGTCCCCTTTATCTTTCTCAGAAAGAGCAGGAAGCTGAACAGACGTTCCAGGAAGGTTTATTCCTTTATTTTCTCCAAGTTCTCCCGTATTATTTACAAGACACTTTACTTCCTTGTCTGATACTGATTTTACAGTAAGTTCTATAAGACCGTCGTCTACAAGCACTGTATCTCCTGCTTCAAGATCGTTTGCTATTCCTTCATAAGTAACAGCGACAATGTTTTTATTACCTATAACACTTTTATCAGTTGTTATTGTAAACTCCTGTCCTGCTTCAAGAGTTACGTCTTTTCCGTCTTCTAGTTTTATAGTTCTGATTTCAGGTCCTTTAGTGTCTAAAAGAATAGCTACTCTAGCTCCTGTTTCTTGATTTACTTCTCTCATAGTCTTGATTCTTTCCCCGTGCTCTTCATAGTTTCCGTGGGAAAAATTTAGTCTCATAACATTCATACCTGCGTTAACAAGATTTGTAAGCATCTCTTTACTTTCTGACTTAGGACCTATCGTACATACTATTTTCGTTTTTTTCACTTAGTGTTCCCCCTTAATAATTTTCATAATTCGACATTTCAACTTCCAAAATTTTTCTAGTTAATATATAGACTGTATTTTAAAAAATTAAATTGATTTTTAACTCACTATTAATTCAATCACCTATTCCAGTGTACATTAAATTTTATCCTTTTATACTTTTAAAGTCAAGAAACACATCGGATGATATTTAAACTTTACGAGATCAAAAAAAGACCTTTATTTTCATTTTTCGATATTTTGTTTCATATTATTTCACTTATCAATCCAATTATTGACCATACCAAGCATCAATCTTCACTTATATTATTTACTTTATATTAGAGACTTCCTTTATTAAGACAACAATATTCTTAATAAATACAAATAAAAAAGGCTGCCCATTAAGGCAGCCTATAATTATTATTTTTTAATGTTGTAAAAAGCGTTCATTCCAGCGTATATTGCAGTTTCTCCAAGTTCTTCTTCAATTCTAAGAAGTTGGTTGTACTTAGCCATTCTGTCTGATCTTGAAGCTGATCCAGTTTTGATCTGTCCAGCATTAGTTGCTACTGAGACGTCTGCGATAGTTGCATCTGCAGTTTCTCCAGATCTGTGTGATACTACTGCTGTGTATCCAGCTTTTTTAGCCATTTCGATAGCTTCTAAAGTTTCAGTTAAAGTTCCGATCTGGTTTAATTTGATTAGGATTGAGTTAGCTGATTTCTTCTCTATTCCCATTGCAAGGTACTCTGTGTTAGTTACAAATAAATCGTCTCCAACTATTTGAGTAGTCGCTCCTACTTTTTCAGTAAGTTTAGCGAATCCAGACCAGTCATTTTCGTCAAGTCCGTCTTCAATTGAAGTTATAGGATACTTTTCGATAAGACCTGCATACCATTCGATCATTTCGTCAGTTGTTCTTTTTACTCCGCCTTCTCTTTTGAAGTTGTATACTTTATTTCCATCTTCTCCACCATCGCAGAACTCAGAAGCTGCTGCATCTAGTGCTAGAGTTACATCTTTTCCAGGCTCGTATCCTGCTGCTTTGATAGCTTCAATTATGATATCAAGAGCGCCTTCAGTTCCCTCTATTTTAGCTGGAGCATACCCTCCTTCGTTTCCTACGTTTGTAGAGTCACCATTTGCTTTAAGAAGTTTTCCAAGGTGGTGGAATACTTCAGTTCCCATTCTTAATCCTTCAGCAAAAGTTTTTGCACCTACTGGCTGAACCATAAACTCTTGTACGTCTACAGCAGAATCTGCATGAGATCCACCATTTAGTATGTTCATCATTGGAAGAGGTAATTCTTTAGCATTAGTTCCTCCAAGGTATTTGAATAAAGATTGACCTAAAGCCTCAGCTGCTGCTTTTGCAGTTGCAAGAGATACTCCTAGTATTGCATTAGCTCCTAATCTAGCTTTTGTTTTAGTTCCGTCAAGGGCGATCATTACTTTATCGATGGCAACTTGCTCAGTGGCGTCCATTCCTAAGATAGCCTCTCTGATTTCAGTATTTACGTTATTTACTGCAGTAAGACAACCTTTTCCAAGGTATCTTGATTTATCTCCGTCTCTAAGTTCTACTGCTTCTCTTTCACCAGTAGATGCTCCAGATGGAACAGCTGCTCTTCCCATTGCTCCACATTCTAATCTTACATCTACCTCTACAGTTGGATTTCCTCTTGAGTCCAAAATTTCTCTAGCTTTTACGTCTACTATTGTCGTCATTCTTAAATACCTCCATACTATATTTATGATTACTATAAGATAATAACACATTTATTTTCCTTAGTAAAGACAGGGCTTTGTTCTATTTTTAATCATATGTTACTCATTAATAACCCAAAAAAAATTATGTGTTATTTCAAACTCAAACGTTCTGTTATAGTTTTATTAATCCCTGTCTAATATTCCTCCAAGAATTCCACCTGCAACAGCTCCACTTAGGAGAGTTCCTCCAGAACCTCCCCTTTCTCTAGAACTACCCATGTTTGCATAAAGTCTTTCTGCAAGTTTGGATATAGGCATACTCTGAATATAAACTCTCCCTGGGCCCTCAAGTGTTGCCAGAAAAAGTCCCTCTTTTCCAAAAAGTGCGTTTTTAAATCCCCCTACAAATCTTATATCATAGTCTACACTCCTTTCAAAACCAACTATACATCCGGTATCCACTCGAAGAGTCTCTCCAGCCTTGAGTTCTTTCTCTATGATAGATCCTCCCGCATGGACAAATGCCATACCGTCTCCCTTGAGCCTCTGAAGTATGAAACCCTCTCCACCAAAAAACCCGGCTCCCAGTTTTTTTGTAAAAGCAACATCTATGTCTATTCCATTAGCTGCACATAAAAATGAATCTTTCTGGCATATAAACTCTCCGTTAAATTTATTTAAATCTAGAGGAATTATCTGCCCCGGGTATGGAGCACTGAATCCCACTGATTTTTTTGCTTTTCCGTTATTTTTAAATGTTGTTATAAAAAAACTTTCTCCTGTGATCATTCTTTTGAAGCCTCCAAAAAGACCTCCTCCGGCCCCAGTTTGCATCTCAATTTGAGATTCCATATAAGTCATAGCTCCGGCCTCAGCCCTAACTCCCTCTCCTGGATCTAGTTCTATCTCAACAAGTTGCATGTCGTGTCCGTAAATTTTATAATCTATAACATCTGCCATACTTTTACCTCCGTTATTTTGTTTTACACCTAATCTTACACCAAAAATTATAAAATTCTCAAGAAAATAATTTTATAATTTAAAATATAAAAATAGGCCTACTAAAAAGCAGGCCTAGATTATTAATTTTCAATTATTTTTTTCAATTCTTCTTGGGATTTTATATTTAGAAGATCATACTTAACTCTGTCCTTTACTTCTTCAAAATCCGCTTTTTTATATTTCACTTCTTTTATTTTTTGGAACACATAGATTTCTCCCTGAGATTCTACAAACTGAAACTTATTAAGTTCACTTTTAAATATCTCCTTGGCAAGTTCTATTTTATATCCTAGTTCCGGGATATATCCACCCTCAGTTATTCCGGTATAGGCTTTACTAGCTACTATATTTTTTCCGCCTTTTGATACTTCTTCAAATGTCAGTTCTTTATTTTGAAGTTTATCAACTACTGATAAAGCTTCATCTTTTAACAATTTTTTAGTTTCATCAGATATTTTATTGGTAATAAGAATATGTCTGGCTTTTGCCTTAGACTCTTCTTTTTCTTCTACATATATAATATGATGTCCAAATTGTGTTTCCACTATTTCAGGATAGACTTTTCCAGATTCTCCTTTAAATACTGCATCTTCAAAAGGTTTTACCATCTGTCCTTTTTCAAACCATCCTAAGTCCCCTCCTTTTGGTCCAGAAGGTCCTTCAGAATATTTTATAGCAAGTTCTTCAAAGTTTTCAGGAGTTGCTTCTTTTAGTATCTCTTTGGCTTTTTCTAAGGCCGTCTCTTTATCTTTTTCTGAAACTTCTGCTTTAAACTCTACAATATTAGCATCACTACTTGCTGCTGTATCATAAGCCAGTTTATTTTTTTCAAAGAAATTTTTGAGTTCATCCTCACTTACTTTATAAGAATCTTTTATGTCTTTTTCAAGCTTTGTTCTGAGTCCGTAAAGCTTGTCTGTTGTAGAAAGATTCTCTTCTACTGACAATCCTCTTTTTATTGCCTCTTTTGCTATTTTTATATCCGTTTCGAAGGATTGTTTTGTCATCTCCTCTGCCTGAGTGACTTCGCCTCCTGTGGCAAATAAATTTCTGATAGTTCTGTTAGCCATATCAACATTAGTTATTACAAAACCATCTTTTTCAAGTGAAGGCTGCTCTAGATACTTCACATATTCTTCATCTACAGCTTCTAATTTCATATTCTCTTTTTCTTCATGTAAAAGGGCAGAATATTTTTCGATACCTTTTTTATCTTTCAGTTGAGCCTCTAGTTCCGGTTTAACTTCTTCGTAAGTTTTTCCGAGATATGTTCCATATTTATTTTCCTCATACTCTTCTTTTAATTCATCTTCACTAGGGATATACTGCTCTTTTATAGCTGCAATGGTCTTTTCTAAAAGCAGTCCTTCTTCGATCTCTTTTTTCAGAGTCGTTTTTGTATACCCTTGTATTTGAAGCATCCTTTTAAATTGTTCTTTGTCATTTATTGAGTTTACGATTTTATCATATTCAGCATTTATCTCTTTTTTAGGAACTTTTACCTTAAGCTTTTTCGCTATCTGCATTGTCAGTTCCTTTTCAATCACTTGATTAAAAGCGATTAAATTGCTAAGTTCTTTATCTAGATTAGCACCGAAGTATTGTTGATAAACCCCCGAAAGGTTAGTCATAGTTCTCTCTACTTTTAAAGTTTCTACTTTTTCCCCGTTGATTTTGAATGCATAACTCTGATTTCCCATTCCCATTCTGATATTTGATACAATAACCGTTAGCATAGATACAAAAAAAGCTATAGTTATCACCCAAATTATCGGCTTCATATTTTTCCTGAGTTTTCTGACAGCCATTATGTCCCCCTTAATATTTTTAGTATTTCTTCAATTATAGCAACTGATAATTCAATTTTCAATCTATTTAATAAAAAAAGGCCTAAAAGGCCTAATTTTGATCAAGTAAATTTTTCTATTATGCTTTTTGGTCAAGATTGTATTTTCTTATTTTCTCATACAAAGTTGTTCTTCCTATTCCTAGAAGTTTTGCAGTTTCCTGTTTATTCCATCTAGTCTTTTGCAGAGCAGTTGCTATTACTACCTTTTCTACCTCTGCTAGATCATATATTTCCTGTTCAAGGATATCCTTTAGAGGTCCTACACCTATAACTGTTTTATTCTCTAAAGTATCAGACTTCATCTTTATCTCTAACGGAAGATCTTCTACGCTTATTGCTTTTGTATTAGAAAGGATTACCATTCTCTCCACTATGTTCTTGAGTTCTCTGATATTTCCAGGATAAGAGTATTCCATAAGATATTTCATAGCCTCTCCAGAAATTACAGGCATCTCTCTATGAAGTTCAAGGATTATCTTGTTTAGGAAATAATTTGCAAGTAAAGGTATATCTTCCCTTCTGTCTCTTAGAGGTGGTACTTCGATTGGGAATGCCGATAGTCTGTGGTAAAGATCGCTTCTGAACTTACCTTTTTCAGTCTCCTCTTTGAGGTTTTTATTGGTAGAAACTATAAATCTGACATCTACTCTTCTTGATTTATTCCCACCAACTCTTCTAAATTCTCCATATTCTATGACTCTGAGAAGTTTTGCCTGAGACTTAAGATCCATTGCAGAGATCTCATCTAAAAATACAGTTCCTCTGTCAGTTTCTTCTAAAATTCCCCTTTTACTTGAAGATGCTCCTGGGAATGCACCTCTTTCATAACCAAATAATTCTGATTCTATAGATTCAGAAGGCAAAGAAGCGCAGTTTATTATTATAAAGTTGTTTCTTCTTCTGTCACTTTTCTTGAATATCTCTTTTGCTATAAGCTCTTTACCTACTCCGTTTTCTCCACTTATAAGTACAGTAAGGTCACTTTCAGCAACTCTCTCTACAAGATTCTTTACCTCTTTTACCTTCATAGTCTGACCGACTATTTCATTTGCCTCCTCTACATAAGAAAGCTTCTCTTCTAATTTTCTTTTTTCTTTAAGAAGTTCAAGATTTTTTAAAGCCGGAATTATTATCCTATTCATTTCTTTAAGATTTACAGGCTTTAGCAGGTAGTTATAGACATCTGCATTTTTAAGTTCATTTATTATCTCTTCTTTTTCTTCGTCTATAAGACCTACTATGACAAAGTCCTTACCTATTCCACCGAGTTTTCTTTTTACTTCTGAGAAGCTAAACCATGTCATGTACTCATCTAGTAGTACGATATCAAAATCACTTTCTCTAAGCATATCCAATCCATCTAAAAAATTATTAAATGTTATTACTTCATATTCTTCAGAAAGTTCTTTTCTTATTTGCTTAAGAGTTTCTTTTCTCTCCGAAATTGCCAAAATTGACTTTTTCATATCTATTTTTCCTCCTGAGTTGTTCTAAAATAAAGCGTTCTATTTTCGCTTGTTAGTTTTATATCTGTATTATAATAGATATTATCAATTTCTTCAATACAATTATTAAAAAAATATATAAAAATAAAACAAAGAGTTTATTTTTTGGCAGTTAAAAAAAATTAGTGTACTCCTATAGAAGGTGATTTCATGTACATTTTACGTATTAAATTATTTTAAGTATAAGTCTACAGAAGTCACAAGTATTTTAAATGTAATATAATAATCCATCGATTCTTTTTTCATTTTAAATTTTTCAATAATTTTTTCGCATCGATTCTTTTCTAAAACAGTAAAAATAATACTGTCTGTCCCTGGCCATACATGGTTGTCCAGATGCTTTTTAGTTTTCTCCCAAGAACCTTTCAGCGACGGAAAAATTGTATATTCCTCTATACCCTCTCCCGCCAAAATCCCAACAAGCTCATCCTCTAGTGAAGAGTCACATATTATTCTAAGCAACTTATACTCTTCCATATCACATCCCCCTATTTAGTTTCCACCCCTATTTTAGATACTCATAGTATCTTTCGTAGGCCAGATAATAATCTAAAGCTGCCTCTAGAAGAGATAGCTTCGCTTCTCTAAGGTCACTTTCTATCTGGAGTAAATCTACAACACTTACCAATCCATTTTCATACCTTCTTTTTTCCACACTGTAATTCTCATATGAAGACTCTACAGCTGCCTGCTGTTCTTTTACTGTTTCCTTCAGTCTGATAAGTTCCGAAAAATTACTTCTGAGAGTTACCTCTATATTATCCCTTGCTTTACTCTCAAGATTTCTGGATTTTTCAGTTTCATTTTTATACCTGTTATATGCATCTACATTTTGTCCAAATTCAAATAAGTTCATCGTAACAGTTATTCCTGCATCCCACTTCCAGTCTTCTGAAGCTCCGTCAAAATCACCATCTTCTCCTGTATATCCAAAATTTAAATCAACTTTTGGAAAGAACTCTGATCTAGCCAGAGATTCATTAGCCTTTGTAATTTCATAATCCAACCTTGCCATCTTTGAGTCCCTGTTATTTTCTCTAGCTAAATCTACATCGGCCTCTATATCTATTCCTGACAAATCATAATTCATTGAATCAATAGGCTCAAGTTTTAATTCCGTTTTTCTGTGAATTCCAATTTCATTTTTCAACTCCAGCTCCGTGATCTTTATTTCATTTTTTATTCTTATAATATTTGTCCTGATATTCCTGACTCTAGTGGCAAATGGAAGAACATCTGCCTTTGAAAACAGTCTAAGTTCATATTTTCTCTGAGCTTTTTTATACTGTCCATTTACATCTTTCAGAGAAGCCTGGTAAACCTCTAGCCCTTTTTGAAGTTTTAATATATTTAAATATTTTTCTATTACCAAAAGTCTCAAATCACTTCTAGATTCTAAAAATTCATAGTCTGAAAGTTCTCTTATCTTTTTTGCCGCTTCTATACCGGCTCCGATTAAGCCTCCCCTATACAATGGCTGTATAAGCTCTATCCTATTATAATAGTTGTCATTTCTGTCTTGGTTGTCTCCATAGATACTTTCATCATTTTTATCATATAGACCGGTATAGCTTATTTTTGGAAGTGCCTCCTTATAGGCCTCTCGTACCTGAAGTTTTGAGTTTTCTAGATCAATATCTGCATTCTTTATAGTGTAACTACTAGACAAAGCTCTTTCTATACACTGATTAAGGTCCAGTGTAATTGTTTCACTGTATGCATACATAGATAAGGACGTTATCAATATCACAATTAAAAAATTTTTCATCTTTATCTCTCCTCACATAAAAATAAAATATACTATAAATTAATTTACCATCTCCTTCAAAAACTTCTTTTTAAAATTCTCAATTAAATTTTTACATATATATTGTAAAAAAAATATACATAATGGTTCTTAACCGTTAAAATTTGTGATACAATATTATAAGATTAAATCTAAAGGAGTGAAAAAATGGATAAAAAATACAGAATGATAGAAACAAATGATTTAGGAAAAGAGATCTCTATAGAGTATCCTGATGCATTTATTGTAGAAAAATTTACACCTCTTATAGAGAGAATAGAAGCAAATAAGCCGAAATTATTAGAACCTTTAAAAAATCTCAGAAATGAAATAGGAGAAGACGATTTCGAAAAATATTTTAATACCCTTCTTGATATTAAAAAATTTGAAAATAAAATGATGATAACAACAGACAGAAATATCAACAGAAGTATTATCACAAGACAATTTATGGATAATATACACAGATGTTTTGATGTTGATTCTGTAAGAATAATAGTTCAGTAATAAAGATTTACTTTCTTTAAGTTTTAAAAATTGATCTAGTTTACAATCTCATTATAAATAAATTTAAATTTTCTCATGGTTGTTGATCAAAATAAGAGTAAAAAAACCGGAAATCCGGTTTTTTTTTTACTTCAAGAAGCCGCCGATTGTTACCTGTTCCATCAAATCGGTTATTTCATCTAGTTTAAACATTTTTATGTTTTTTCTGAGTTCATCATTAGACTTTAGTTTTGTCTCACCGAAATACTCTTCTCCAGTAAGAAAAGTATATATAAAAATTCTAAGGTGATTTGACAGACCTCGTGCAGAAAGTTTTATCTTCTCCTGCATAGATTCATGCAGCTCATCTTTATGCATTTCAAAAAGTTTCTCGAAATACTGGGTAGATGTATAGCAAAGATTGTACTTTAATGCCTTTATTTCTTCACTGTCCTTTAAATTATTTGAAAATAATACTTTCAATCTGTAAAGAGACATATCCGGGGCTTCAAAACAATCTTTTAAATATTCCCTGCATATATATCTGTATTTCTTTTTCAGCGAAAGATCCAGATTAAGGATTTTTTCAAACTTTTCACGCCGCTCTCTAACGTCTAAATTCAGTATGTGTACAAAAATTTCTTCCTTGGATTTAAAATAATTATAAAAAGTTCCTTTAGAAATATTGCCTGATCTGGATATATCTTCTATTGTTGTCGCTGT
This window encodes:
- the pykF gene encoding pyruvate kinase PykF, with amino-acid sequence MKKTKIVCTIGPKSESKEMLTNLVNAGMNVMRLNFSHGNYEEHGERIKTMREVNQETGARVAILLDTKGPEIRTIKLEDGKDVTLEAGQEFTITTDKSVIGNKNIVAVTYEGIANDLEAGDTVLVDDGLIELTVKSVSDKEVKCLVNNTGELGENKGINLPGTSVQLPALSEKDKGDLKFGCEQKVDFVAASFIRKADDVREVRRVLDDNGGEDIKIISKIENQEGVDNFDEILELSDGIMVARGDLGVEIPVEEVPFAQKMMIDKCNEIGKMVITATQMLDSMIKNPRPTRAEAGDVANAIIDGTDAVMLSGETAKGSYPVESVEIMAQIAEKTDSMIPAYDMDFEGEISITEAVAKGTVDAAEVLNAKLIAVGTQSGRSARALRKYFPTAHILALTNNTKAANQLALSRGVESFVGKNVMTLDEFYAVVEQEAVSKGLAKAGDIIVATCGEEVFKVGTTNSFKVIVVK
- the eno gene encoding phosphopyruvate hydratase, coding for MTTIVDVKAREILDSRGNPTVEVDVRLECGAMGRAAVPSGASTGEREAVELRDGDKSRYLGKGCLTAVNNVNTEIREAILGMDATEQVAIDKVMIALDGTKTKARLGANAILGVSLATAKAAAEALGQSLFKYLGGTNAKELPLPMMNILNGGSHADSAVDVQEFMVQPVGAKTFAEGLRMGTEVFHHLGKLLKANGDSTNVGNEGGYAPAKIEGTEGALDIIIEAIKAAGYEPGKDVTLALDAAASEFCDGGEDGNKVYNFKREGGVKRTTDEMIEWYAGLIEKYPITSIEDGLDENDWSGFAKLTEKVGATTQIVGDDLFVTNTEYLAMGIEKKSANSILIKLNQIGTLTETLEAIEMAKKAGYTAVVSHRSGETADATIADVSVATNAGQIKTGSASRSDRMAKYNQLLRIEEELGETAIYAGMNAFYNIKK
- a CDS encoding TIGR00266 family protein, producing MADVIDYKIYGHDMQLVEIELDPGEGVRAEAGAMTYMESQIEMQTGAGGGLFGGFKRMITGESFFITTFKNNGKAKKSVGFSAPYPGQIIPLDLNKFNGEFICQKDSFLCAANGIDIDVAFTKKLGAGFFGGEGFILQRLKGDGMAFVHAGGSIIEKELKAGETLRVDTGCIVGFERSVDYDIRFVGGFKNALFGKEGLFLATLEGPGRVYIQSMPISKLAERLYANMGSSRERGGSGGTLLSGAVAGGILGGILDRD
- a CDS encoding peptidylprolyl isomerase; amino-acid sequence: MAVRKLRKNMKPIIWVITIAFFVSMLTVIVSNIRMGMGNQSYAFKINGEKVETLKVERTMTNLSGVYQQYFGANLDKELSNLIAFNQVIEKELTMQIAKKLKVKVPKKEINAEYDKIVNSINDKEQFKRMLQIQGYTKTTLKKEIEEGLLLEKTIAAIKEQYIPSEDELKEEYEENKYGTYLGKTYEEVKPELEAQLKDKKGIEKYSALLHEEKENMKLEAVDEEYVKYLEQPSLEKDGFVITNVDMANRTIRNLFATGGEVTQAEEMTKQSFETDIKIAKEAIKRGLSVEENLSTTDKLYGLRTKLEKDIKDSYKVSEDELKNFFEKNKLAYDTAASSDANIVEFKAEVSEKDKETALEKAKEILKEATPENFEELAIKYSEGPSGPKGGDLGWFEKGQMVKPFEDAVFKGESGKVYPEIVETQFGHHIIYVEEKEESKAKARHILITNKISDETKKLLKDEALSVVDKLQNKELTFEEVSKGGKNIVASKAYTGITEGGYIPELGYKIELAKEIFKSELNKFQFVESQGEIYVFQKIKEVKYKKADFEEVKDRVKYDLLNIKSQEELKKIIEN
- a CDS encoding sigma-54-dependent transcriptional regulator, which codes for MKKSILAISERKETLKQIRKELSEEYEVITFNNFLDGLDMLRESDFDIVLLDEYMTWFSFSEVKRKLGGIGKDFVIVGLIDEEKEEIINELKNADVYNYLLKPVNLKEMNRIIIPALKNLELLKEKRKLEEKLSYVEEANEIVGQTMKVKEVKNLVERVAESDLTVLISGENGVGKELIAKEIFKKSDRRRNNFIIINCASLPSESIESELFGYERGAFPGASSSKRGILEETDRGTVFLDEISAMDLKSQAKLLRVIEYGEFRRVGGNKSRRVDVRFIVSTNKNLKEETEKGKFRSDLYHRLSAFPIEVPPLRDRREDIPLLANYFLNKIILELHREMPVISGEAMKYLMEYSYPGNIRELKNIVERMVILSNTKAISVEDLPLEIKMKSDTLENKTVIGVGPLKDILEQEIYDLAEVEKVVIATALQKTRWNKQETAKLLGIGRTTLYEKIRKYNLDQKA
- a CDS encoding PG0541 family transporter-associated protein; translation: MEEYKLLRIICDSSLEDELVGILAGEGIEEYTIFPSLKGSWEKTKKHLDNHVWPGTDSIIFTVLEKNRCEKIIEKFKMKKESMDYYITFKILVTSVDLYLK
- a CDS encoding TolC family protein, with translation MKNFLIVILITSLSMYAYSETITLDLNQCIERALSSSYTIKNADIDLENSKLQVREAYKEALPKISYTGLYDKNDESIYGDNQDRNDNYYNRIELIQPLYRGGLIGAGIEAAKKIRELSDYEFLESRSDLRLLVIEKYLNILKLQKGLEVYQASLKDVNGQYKKAQRKYELRLFSKADVLPFATRVRNIRTNIIRIKNEIKITELELKNEIGIHRKTELKLEPIDSMNYDLSGIDIEADVDLARENNRDSKMARLDYEITKANESLARSEFFPKVDLNFGYTGEDGDFDGASEDWKWDAGITVTMNLFEFGQNVDAYNRYKNETEKSRNLESKARDNIEVTLRSNFSELIRLKETVKEQQAAVESSYENYSVEKRRYENGLVSVVDLLQIESDLREAKLSLLEAALDYYLAYERYYEYLK
- a CDS encoding TetR/AcrR family transcriptional regulator, with protein sequence METVENGVKRDLIVEAARKTFVDKGYTATTIEDISRSGNISKGTFYNYFKSKEEIFVHILNLDVRERREKFEKILNLDLSLKKKYRYICREYLKDCFEAPDMSLYRLKVLFSNNLKDSEEIKALKYNLCYTSTQYFEKLFEMHKDELHESMQEKIKLSARGLSNHLRIFIYTFLTGEEYFGETKLKSNDELRKNIKMFKLDEITDLMEQVTIGGFLK